One Spinacia oleracea cultivar Varoflay chromosome 4, BTI_SOV_V1, whole genome shotgun sequence DNA segment encodes these proteins:
- the LOC130459477 gene encoding uncharacterized protein — MAGDDPTPLPPSTHPALTVSNIKTFIPVMLELESSQYGSWAELFQIHARAFLVLDHIIPPTDPTAAPTVDKALWSRIDAIVLQWIYGTISNDLLHTIIEPGSTAQEAWDRLRELFQNNKNSRAVHLEHKFSTIAMADFPNATAYCQQLKMLADQLANVGAPVSNHRMVLRLVAGLPGEYRNVASQIQHKDPLPLFPVARSMLLLEEDTLNASAAIEASAMVAATNDTHDHRDNGNNNYHGGRGNRNNYRGKKGGGRGGGRGNSDHRGHGGRGKGGSVRGGGHGGHGGTPNQPQQQGWAQPQQLFFPWMQHWAPPCPYPTNHWARPSGPANQQAGILGPRPAQAFTAAGPSYCPTDIDHAMHTMSLHQPDPNWYMDTGATSHMTSNQGLQDGDASHEM, encoded by the exons ATGGCTGGCGATGACCCAACTCCTTTGCCTCCTTCTACACACCCTGCCCTTACTGTAAGCAACATCAAAACCTTCATTCCCGTTATGTTGGAGCTCGAATCATCCCAATATGGGTCGTGGGCTGAACTATTTCAGATTCATGCTAGGGCTTTCCTCGTCCTCGACCACATCATTCCACCAACTGATCCGACGGCTGCACCAACGGTGGACAAGGCTCTCTGGTCTCGTATTGATGCCATTGTTCTCCAATGGATATACGGGACGATTTCTAACGACCTCCTTCACACTATCATTGAGCCTGGTTCCACTGCACAAGAAGCATGGGATCGTTTGCGAGAACTCTTCCAAAACAACAAAAACTCGCGAGCGGTTCACTTGGAGCATAAGTTCTCGACGATTGCTATGGCCGACTTCCCTAATGCCACGGCCTACTGTCAGCAACTCAAAATGCTTGCTGATCAACTAGCCAACGTTGGCGCCCCGGTATCCAACCACCGCATGGTCCTCCGCCTTGTCGCCGGTCTCCCGGGTGAGTATCGTAATGTTGCATCTCAAATTCAGCACAAAGATCCTCTTCCTTTATTTCCTGTTGCTCGTTCTATGTTGTTATTGGAAGAAGATACTTTAAACGCTAGTGCCGCCATCGAGGCCTCCGCGATGGTGGCTGCCACAAATGATACCCATGACCACCGTGATAATGGTAACAATAATTACCACGGTGGCCGTGGGAATCGCAACAATTACAGGGGGAAAAAGGGAGGTGGCCGTGGTGGCGGTCGCGGAAATTCAGACCACCGTGGGCATGGTGGTCGTGGCAAGGGAGGCAGTGTCCGTGGTGGTGGCCACGGTGGCCACGGTGGGACGCCCAACCAGCCACAGCAACAAGGTTGGGCTCAGCCACAACAACTCTTCTTTCCATGGATGCAACATTGGGCCCCTCCATGCCCATATCCAACCAACCATTGGGCTCGTCCATCAGGCCCAGCTAATCAGCAGGCTGGTATTCTTGGCCCAAGGCCAGCACAGGCTTTCACTGCGGCAGGGCCTTCTTATTGCCCAACGGACATCGATCATGCAATGCACACTATGTCTCTTCACCAACCCGATCCTAATTGGTACATGGACACCGGTGCCACTTCCCACATGACGTCTAATCAAG GACTACAAGACGGGGACGCATCTCATGAGATGTGA
- the LOC110797260 gene encoding E3 ubiquitin-protein ligase hel2 yields the protein MDDGSCAVCAETLEWVAYGPCGHRDVCALCIARLRFVCDDRRCCICQSLSPSIFVTRALGSLTRVINDFSILPADAKDGKVGSYWYHEDTQAYFDDFDEFKIIKAMCRLSCSVCDKLEAEGKRTTKRRGKIKSVEQLKNHLSHQHELCFCSLCLEYKKVFVSEQKLYSRVQLRQHIRYGDSEVDGSENERCGFSGHPLCDFCHRSFYGDNEIHFHMSTEHYTCHICQRLDSTEYDYYKDYNDLENHFGEAHFLCEEDTCLEKKFIVFSTEADMKRHIASEHGGKMSRSYKTALQLRECFHHPEREEGLRVTEHVSFVETSNIQLSSTSSANEERTNSNSLHGAISAGATATTVPSSGQLQGATLDFRSVLLSGSEYPALPGSSKRRRRKSKKKSEETGTNHPPANSSSQFQSSDAGHLSQSSPIISREIEPLAVGHFPSSSSINSYGNPSASANSWTDSIEDVGPSSSVPNLIDMGAKHPSASDKSKLIGDDIKAANKSLVERIRASLEYDKDKYAAFKIISKEYRDCEIDAGEYFAYVHQFGLAHLIGDLARLCPDPRKQKELMEIHVISLGDNINGNGMRESGKSKTTAGKHSKKGKEKCGDFGRTIKGETLSDDSIANSLKKLNLNAQFQEEDPPLSKIVNPVHRKSQTSAELSEDVVHVNGGSSNSSPETAVTTVGRKKTKKKSKFLKTRLGESSLSEVPDINCSSHLASDLLVVRSNQDSILASVRGVWRNDGGRRLVTMSQALPSNR from the exons ATGGATGACGGAAGCTGCGCCGTGTGCGCGGAGACACTGGAATGGGTTGCGTACGGGCCGTGCGGACACCGAGATGTATGCGCACTGTGCATCGCTCGCCTTCGATTTGTCTGTGATGATCGCCGTTGCTGCATTTGCCAGTCTCTATCTCCTTCCATCTTCGTCACACGG GCCTTAGGATCTCTCACGAGGGTAATAAATGACTTTTCAATTCTTCCGGCTGATGCCAAAGATGGTAAGGTGGGATCTTACTGGTATCATGAAGATACACAAGCGTACTTcgatgattttgatgaattcAAGATCATCAAAGCTATGTGTAGGCTCTCATGCAGTGTTTGTGACAAGTTGGAGGCAGAAGGGAAAAGAACTACCAAGAGAAGAGGCAAAATCAAAAGTGTTGAGCAACTCAAAAATCATTTATCCCATCAACATGAACTTTGCTTTTGCAGTCTCTGTTTAGAGTACAAGAAG GTATTCGTATCTGAGCAGAAGTTATATAGTCGAGTGCAGTTAAGACAGCATATAAGATATGGTGATTCAGAAGTTGATGGTAGTGAAAATGAAAGATGTGGGTTTTCTGGACATCCTCTCTGCGATTTCTGTCATAGATCGTTTTATGGTGATAATGAAATTCACTTCCACATGTCAACTGAACATTATACTTGCCACATATGCCAGAG GCTGGATTCTACTGAATATGACTACTACAAGGACTATAATGACTTGGAG AACCACTTTGGTGAAGCTCATTTTCTTTGTGAGGAGGACACATGCCTTGAGAAGAAGTTTATTGTTTTTTCGACAGAAGCTGACATGAAG AGACATATTGCTTCGGAGCATGGTGGAAAAATGTCTCGTTCATACAAAACTGCTTTGCAG CTACGGGAATGCTTTCATCATCCGGAAAGGGAGGAAGGTCTCCGTGTAACAGAACACGTTTCATTTGTTGAGACATCTAACATTCAACTCTCTTCTACTAGTTCAGCTAATGAGGAAAGAACCAACTCCAATTCACTGCATGGTGCTATATCAGCTGGTGCTACTGCAACTACTGTGCCATCTTCGGGACAACTTCAGGGAGCAACGTTAGACTTCAGGAGTGTACTTCTAAGTGGTTCTGAATATCCTGCACTGCCAGGATCATCGAAAAGACGACGCCGTAAATCCAAAAAGAAGTCAGAGGAAACTGGTACCAATCACCCTCCTGCAAACAGTTCCTCACAATTTCAGTCGTCAGATGCAGGACACTTGTCACAATCTAGCCCAATTATTTCACGGGAAATCGAACCTTTAGCAGTTGGTCACTTCCCATCCTCTAGCTCGATCAACTCTTATGGCAATCCTTCTGCTAGTGCAAATTCATGGACTGATAGTATTGAAGATGTGGGCCCCTCTTCTTCAGTTCCTAATCTTATTGACATGGGAGCTAAACACCCTTCTGCATCTGATAAGAGTAAACTGATTGGAGATGACATTAAGGCTGCTAACAAGTCCTTAGTTGAGAGAATACGTGCTTCCTTAGAATACGACAAGGATAAATATGCCGCCTTCAAAATAATCTCAAAGGAATATCGTGATTGTGAGATTGATGCTGGAGAATACTTTGCTTATGTTCATCAGTTTGGCCTTGCTCATCTTATTGGTGACTTGGCTAGACTTTGTCCTGATCCACGGAAGCAAAAGGAACTCATGGAAATTCATGTCATCAGTTTGGGAGACAACATTAATGGAAATGGGATGAGGGAAAGTGGTAAAAGTAAAACAACTGCTGGTAAGCATTccaaaaaaggaaaggaaaagtgTGGAGATTTTGGCCGCACCATTAAAGGGGAAACCTTGTCAGATGATAGCATTGCAAATAGTCTCAAGAAACTGAACTTGAATGCTCAGTTTCAGGAAGAAGATCCTCCCTTGTCAAAGATCGTGAATCCAGTCCACAGAAAATCCCAGACTTCAGCTGAACTGTCTGAAGATGTGGTTCATGTgaatggtggaagctcgaacaGTTCTCCAGAAACTGCTGTTACAACAGTAGGCAGAAAGAAGACAAAGAAAAAGTCAAAGTTTCTTAAGACTCGTCTTGGTGAAAGTTCATTGTCAGAGGTTCCAGATATCAACTGTTCTTCTCACTTGGCCTCTGATCTGTTGGTGGTTCGATCTAATCAAGACTCGATTCTTGCTTCAGTTCGTGGGGTTTGGAGAAATGACGGGGGTAGGAGATTGGTGACTATGAGCCAGGCATTACCCTCGAATCGATGA